Genomic window (Arctopsyche grandis isolate Sample6627 chromosome 5, ASM5162203v2, whole genome shotgun sequence):
aaaactggtcacgagaaaactggtcacatcctaaaatcggtcaaccagttttctcgtgaccaattttagggtgtgaccagttttagtgtgacgggtgatcacgtgtgaccgatctagagcgaccggttgtcctgtgactggttcacatatgactagtagtccgtttaccggtcacaaagacaatttttgcaatgaaaatcgtgaatacacaatatttagcactcaagttcttgttagtatgatggacttttaggctgccagatgttccgttatagagattttagtgactgtgacgagtaatcaccgaaccgttttcgACAATCGTTACAATCGTATGATAGTTTGCGTTGTAAATCTCGGCGTTTGGAATTTtcaggtgccagatgttccgtgattgaaattttagtgacgtgtacAAGATCACCTTGTGCTGAATAATAACGGAACCGTTTACGACAATgctaattcaattaaattctaTACACAATGTCTATTGTATTTTCCTTCagttttttaaatctaaataactaatttattttatttttttgaagagATATTTGTGAAATGCTATTATGTACTTGAATATTCAATCCGGATTGAAGTATAACTTTTTCCAAGGGGGGAGGCGCAAAAGTTGGTCAGCTTGtggttattttttcataataatttttttttttttttaagtttttattcgACATAAACTTTAAAACCAGTTGCGGCtaatttaaacttttaataACGAATAATCGATTTCATTATGATTTATAATTGCATAAAATGATATGCATATTTCTGACCTGGATAAATCTAAGTGGAGCATATGTCGCCCTAAAtctgattttgatatttataatcTCTATACTAATATAGATTAGTATGTAAATcaacttgaaaaaaatacattttatcaaaaacacatttttttatattttaaataaatctaaacgTAAATAAATAGTCTTGAAATAATCTTTAATAATTAATGCAAGTGTAAGAGAACACAAACTTCTAATAATTTCgctttacaataaaaaaaaaatgctgccaCAACTGCGAATATTCGAGCGCTCTCTCTCCTACGCTAGCAACACCATTCGGCCATTTGTTTCTTTCCGGTACGCGCGCTGCTGATATCGCCGCCAGGTATGTGTCATCTATCCAAATCTTGGCTGGAGTCAGCCATCCACCCGAAATAAAGTCATCCAAACTCCACAATTGTATCCCAGAGACGAAATCGCTTCCCTTGAGGGTCTGAATACCAGGCTGATCACCCATCTGAGCACTCCCTAACCTAACCTCTTCTGTCAGTTGCGAACGGTAATGAATGCGCCCACTTCACTACATACGAACCTCGAATTGATTTCAGGATGTTGATGCCAAAGCAGAGTCGCGTCTCCATCTATGAGTACCTCTTCAAGGAGGGTGTCATGGTCGCCAAGAAGGACTTCCATGCCCCTAAGCACCCTGAGTTGGAGCAAATCCCAAACTTGCATGTAATCAAGGCCATGCAATCACTCAAGTCCAGGGGATACGTTAAGGAACAGTTTGCGTGGAGGCAtttctactggttagtttatttatctatatatgaacATTGCTAACACGAGTAACTAATTCTTCTCAtactacatatgtttttatttttacttttaggtATTTGACCAATGAAGGTATTGAATACTTGAGAACTTATTTGCATTTACCTGCCGAAATTGTACCAGCTACCCTTAAAAAACAAACCCGCCCTGAGTTGACCCGAGCCAGGCCCGCTGGTGGACCCCGTCAAGAAGGTGGCCGAATGGGTGAAGATCCAAGAGCTTACCGTCGCGCTCCCATGGCTCCTTCACAAGACAAAAAGGCAGATGTTGGCCCCGGAACTGCTGATCTTGAATTCGTATGTCGTTTTCActctttaaatattaatttaggtTTTCAACCGACTAATTGTTTCATTCTTACGTTTTCAGAGAGGTGGATATGGAAGAGGCCGACCCACATCATAAACTGTTcatcttttttatataaattaagtgAATAAATGTAATCTTATTTTAAACAAGACACATCAAAAACTCttcctggttttttttttcaacgtcaTTACTTTTGGATTTAACAACATAAAATGGTTAAAGGTAATAATACCATGAAGATAACCCTTCattgattattatatattcttgtgtgattacatttatatattgattGGGTCAGGTGTTGACAAATTTATAAACCACATTGAATGATCTTTCATACCGTTAACCTATTGAGTTAAATTGGGAATACTTTATCGTTTGAGCTttactgaaaatatataatggatTCAGGGCAAAGTAGAGATCACATAATCCTGCTTTGAAAACAGttgaaatcaaatttatatgtgtgaataattttttttctttttaaacttTGAAATCTAAGCAGCTTAAGACTGAAACTTTTCTATTGGAAGATATACTATTACTTCAAAtagaagataaaaaaaactgatttcGTCAATACCTTGACAAGATTCTAGAATGTAATGCTAAATTATACACATTTTCAAATCTTATTTTTCGTTAAATTCCTTTTTAAATACTTGTAAATGATTCaatcaaacaataaaacttaatatcgtgaaaaaaaatcatctttaaccctttgaatgatAGGCAACGATATATCGTTTATGAAAACGGCGAGGATTGCTAACGATCGTTTTAACGTCATATTTGAATGATTACTTATGAGCCAGTGCATCATTGATAtgaaacattttatatgtatatatatatattaatttattattatgtatttatatcaacGCAAACTTTTTCTTTGTACTATGGTAGCTTTCTAATTCCACCATTTTGTATCTTTAATCATATATAATAGTGACcttagaagtagaatgcatagaatggtcattgttaacaaaagtattgtctaaaagcgagccatcgaagagaggaAGAgagaagtttagcaaacaatgaacaaactctgccgcgcagagtttttgtagcaacatttttcgAGGCTGaggcgattctatgcattctacttcaataaaacttaatatcgtgaaaaaaaatcatctttaaccctttgaatgatAAGCAACGATATATCGAGGTTTGCTAACGATCGTTTTAATGTCATATTTGAATGATTACTTATGAGCCAGTGCATCATTGATAtgaaacattttatatgtatattaatttattattatgtatttatgtcaaCGCAAACTTTTTCTTTGTACTATGGTATCTTTAATAATATAGAATAAtgaccatagaagtagaatgcatagaatggtcattgttaacaaaagtattgtctaaaagcgagccatcgaagagagacgaaatttagcaaacaatgaacaaactctgccgtgCAGAATTTTTCTAGCAACAGTTTTGGAGACAGTGATTCTATGATAATGACAAAACAATAGAAAATCGATTTCTATTATAGAGGTCACGAGCTATTAAATGCACATCAAATGTTTACAAATACTTTcatgaaagagaaagagctaccAAAGACCCGCTTCTAATACAATGCATAATAAAATATGGCACACTCGGCCGATTAAgtatgttaataaataatacatttgttttttcttcaaaaaaattataaatgttagcatttctcgttaggattttaaacaaacattgTATCAGCAAAGGGTTAAATCTAATCTACATTGAAGTTTGCATTTTCGGTTCGAAACCCTGTTTCCAatatacttttaaaaaaaagcttattTGAATAAATGGTCGCGAATAGGACTCACAAAATACTGCTTTCAAAATTTGAAGTAGATTTCTGATTAGCTGACATGAAATTAACATACTGAAGCGACTTATCCGATCACGAAAATTTTGCACAAAGGAACTAATCGCTGTGAATTATAGGCACGGAAAAAGCTAACAATATCTTTTACTGAGCGTTTTTCAGCCTAAAAAATGTTCCAGATTTggattttttctatatttgcTATTACTTATAAAATCATCGACCAGTATTTAATTGATTCCTATTGATATAAGGACTGTTTTTGAATTTCCATTATGTAATAATTCGATTGACTATTGTCGATATTTACCAACTGCATATTTGTAAGGCGTGTTTGCAATTTTCATGATCAGTTTTATCCGATCACCCATTGAAGATATCAAACATACTCGCAACTGTTAAATATCCAGCTAGCATACATTCCGGGccaatttgaaacaaaaacattatttaggaATCCATAATCATAACAAAATCAATTCAAAAGGGTACACattctttattaaaatacagATGCATTTAATCGGATTGTGGCTTCGGTATTAAATTTCTCACGCTCAAATCGTAAACAACTTCCTCGATCTTTTTCACGTCGTACTTCAACACATCAAATCGCCTTCTCAACGCATCATTCTTAAGGTTCAGCAATCTGAAACACAAACATAACATTCAAATGCACTTATCATATTGATACTAATCCGAAGAATGCGAATATTATACCTGAAACCAGCACTCAAATCGGAAATGAAATGAGAAATCTGCATTGGCGTACTGTAATCCCCATGCGTTACCGAATTAACAGCATATCGTGCCTGAAAAGATTTGATTATCAGCAAATGATGggattaaattttacatttaatgtataaaatattcaccAGCTCCGACGACAGTTCCAGAAGACCCATTAAAAAATCTTCAATGTCCAAATGAAAGACTCCATCACTCTCCTTGTCAGCAACTGTTTAATGTAGTTTGAAAACGCATTGTAAATGAAAGATCGTACTTAATTCAAGTTTTTAAGTAAATTTTACTTACTTCCCAAAATGGAAGCTGCCGTTTCCCGTGATATGAGAATTCCCACCTCGAGCCAAACTATTAAGGCAGCGCAATAACACAATCGCTGTGTTGAATATTTCCAAATGTCATGATATCTGcgcattaatattttaaattaaacaataatttcTTAATATGTAAATTCGATATTATGTACAATACCTATAAAAATCACATAATGGGAATGATCCTGCGAGGGTTACAAACTTCTTTCTAACATCTTCGAATTGTACTCGTGCTGAGCTGCATGCTTCTATTTCTAATTAGAAAAGTATGATTAATATATATGGGAGTCTTCTATTGAGGCAATTTTTACACTTCCACCTACTTTTATGATCGCCCTGATGTATGACTTGCAATGTTATCACAATTTGACGAGCTGTACTGTCGAGGTCGCTTACGATAGCTTTTATTccctgaaataaaaattatatttttcatgcGCAATATTTTCAcgatattcaataataataaattaagttgTTTGATGAATTGAAtcgtcaaattaaaaatataaattgtatttttgagCCGgggtgtatataataatatattacgtCGACTACTCCTTGTTCTTTGtctaaatgtttttgaaaatcCAAGAACAGAGACGAAAACTTCGACATGATAAAAAATCCACTGCAAACAGTCAAACACCGGTTTGACACTGTTTTGGCCGTAAAATGTCACTTAACaaccattcaaatatttatctcGCActctaaaaaacaacattttaaatattgaaatagcgATTTTACTCACTATTTTATTataccaataaaaataaatattaacttaggaatcaaaaagaaaattttgaaattatatccaATTCTATTCTTAAAAGTTATTACGAATAATTACATCAAATATTCCATCTACGACAAGCTAAATATTTCTCAACCTGTTTTACTTTTATACATGCCTAAGATTTCAGCTATTAATCTACACACTTTTCTATGTCATTATAATCTAAGAGTTGAAATCAGTCACACGTATGCTACAATTGATTGTGTATGAGAATTTCACCTTGAAAATTTGGACATGAAAATCCACTAGTCAATCACTATATTAGTACATTCAGTAAACGGACGATATCACACAAGATAATCGCGAATAAGGAATATCTGGCCCTCGAATTCTCATTAGTGTGATAGTTTGCGTGTTTAACTCTTGGTGGGtggaattttcgagtgccagatattcttatatattattgtGCGAAATATTCACCGAACTGTactaacatatatatacaaggcCGCGCCTAGGATTTCGGCCGCCTGTATGTAAACttaa
Coding sequences:
- the LOC143911763 gene encoding small ribosomal subunit protein eS10-like — translated: MLMPKQSRVSIYEYLFKEGVMVAKKDFHAPKHPELEQIPNLHVIKAMQSLKSRGYVKEQFAWRHFYWYLTNEGIEYLRTYLHLPAEIVPATLKKQTRPELTRARPAGGPRQEGGRMGEDPRAYRRAPMAPSQDKKADVGPGTADLEFRGGYGRGRPTS
- the trsn gene encoding translin; the protein is MSKFSSLFLDFQKHLDKEQGVVDGIKAIVSDLDSTARQIVITLQVIHQGDHKKIEACSSARVQFEDVRKKFVTLAGSFPLCDFYRYHDIWKYSTQRLCYCAALIVWLEVGILISRETAASILGIADKESDGVFHLDIEDFLMGLLELSSELARYAVNSVTHGDYSTPMQISHFISDLSAGFRLLNLKNDALRRRFDVLKYDVKKIEEVVYDLSVRNLIPKPQSD